Sequence from the Erythrolamprus reginae isolate rEryReg1 chromosome Z, rEryReg1.hap1, whole genome shotgun sequence genome:
gatattcacttaccttccctaccggttcgcaaATATGAGTGCGTTCTTGCACTTAGTTTTCATTGGTAGAGGGCTGCATGAGGCCATCATGGCTGAAAATAAGGTCCAGGGAGGCTGTGTGTAGCCCCTGaattctgttttcattggcaagcaaaagaaactaaaaacagGCACTGTCAGTACATGCATGTGGCCTTCCACACATGCGCTTTGCATGTGGGTGcagcttgcatgcatgcatgtggctTCAAAACATACAGAAACAGGATATCATAGAGCTGGTACCAGTtcactgctaccagtttgccatATCAAtttgctgctaccagtttgcccatctggtccaaaccagcagaATACCACCTCAGGACAGTTACTAATTCTTTATCTGAAATAATGCTGAAAGTAGTGTTGTGGAATATAATGCATTGCCTACCCTTCAGCTTTGAGATCTTTCCTTCTGGGCATGGTGAACAGTCATAACAGCAGAATttatccttttctctttttttcttctgataACCTGGAGGACAAGGCTCAGTACATATGGAAACAGGTTGTACCTGCCACATAGAAAGAAGCAGCAACAGGTTTAGGAGAAACAAACTAAGAAAATATGTCACAGAATTTAGTTTTTTCACAGCTACTATTTGCAAATGAAATGACATTTGTGTGAGAACATTTTCATTGTCTCACACATCATTTCACTCTGCAGCAATTTGTACAAAGGAACATGGTAGATTGCTTCATTTTTATataatctagaccagtgttttccaatcagtgtgccgcggcacactagtgtgccgcgggacatggtcaggtgtgccgcgagcccggcctggctggagcttccctagctgtgacggcgtgagcttttggggcccggtgggagggcaccagctactgttgcttctaagctgcgtgggcgggcgcccgcacagccattaggaacccacccaccccccacaaaattttttgaagtggcgcaaagccacgcagtcctgaatcgctccttctccggccagcaaagtctgctgcctaggaaagtggtgcatttgaaaaacgcgcgtTTTAAATGGGCGCCACTTTCCCAGGCAgacggcttgctggccggagaagcaagcgatccgggactgtgtggctttgcgccgtgatgacaacaacggcgccgtggtggctttcaagcgccgcccttcatggcgccccaccacccgttcctgcaggtagcagTCAGGCGGAGTaccaggaggcggaggcggcgcatGGCCAGGTGCTaagcgccatggacacctgggagggcgaaggggtgaatgtggctgctgcctcttaggcggaggcgaaggcgaaGGCGACGGCGGAgtccgtgctggggccatgcggggctgctgatCCAGGGGGTCGCGGACCAGCAAgctgccctccactctctctccgctctctctctctttctctctctgttgctggtgtggtgcacgagagagaaagagagagagagaaaaaggaggagagaaagcaagagagaaagagagagaagtaaaagcaagagagaaatgaagagggagagagaaagcaaggaagagagagagagagaaagagtgtgtgtgtgtgagaaagcaggaaagaaagaaagagagggagagaaaaagaaagcaagagagagagaaagagaaagagtgtgtatgagagagaaagcaagaaagagagagaaagagaaagagggaaggaaagcaagagagagagaaagagagaaagcaagggagagagagagaaagcaagggagagagaaagagagaataaaagagagagagaaagagggagggaaggagggagagagagagaaagagcaaaaaagagaggaaggaaggaagaaagaaagaaagagggatggagagaggggggaaagaaagagggagggagagagaaatagggtgaaagggaggaagagaggggtttttgtccaaacttttttagcgccccccccccccccgctcaatgttccccaggattttgtaaatgtgaataatgtgccgtggatcaaaaaaggttgggaaacactgatctagacaatgAAAACCTGGAGCTCAAGACAGCAagcaaatgaatgaacaaatctTAATTGACTCAATCCAAAACTTATAAAAGGAAGAGATGAGTAATTATATTCACAGGTGATATTCAGCTTTGGATTGATTCAAGTGAACCAGTAGTAGTGACCTGTGGGTGGGCCCGCAGCGCTTGTGTTGAAAGCCACACACATGTGCAGAGGAAGTGGAcacactcacatttgtgaaccagtagggaaggtaagtaaataccatctctggcgaTATTCATTGATGATGCTgattacattgttttttctaactCAATCAATGTTTAATTAAGTTATGAAAAATGCAATGAAACTATCTATCTAAATTTAAGAACAGCTTCCCCATATATGAAATATTATACAGCAAGGTATAATAAATGATGAAATGATACAATTAAAAATTATACAGGAAGGAAGTTGACTTATTTAGCTATGATGTTGATGAAGGTTCCTGCACATCCCTTGGACAGCGAAGGTGACAAAGCAGCAAAGATTGAAATGTATAAAACCAGACAGATAATTCAAAAGCAAAATCACAAAAATGCTGCTTATTTATTTTGGCTACATCACCCAATCAAACTTACTGGAAaaggctattattatttttttgaatgGGCAACAGTAAAAGGAAATGTAAACTATGGTATTTAAACATCACCAAAGCAGAAACCAGGCAAACAGTTGAAATAAGCTGTAAAATATTAGAAACTGTGGAGAGATCTGATACATAAAATAGAAACAGGATCTTCAAGTAAAAATACATGCAGCATTGTTTCCAAAATGTAACAAAattacagttgaaagggaccttggtggtcttctactccaaccaccTCCTCAAACAGGAAACCttatatcattccagacaaatgattgtccaatctcttcttcaaaaccgtccagtgttggagcacccacaacttctggaggcaagtcattctaatgaataattgttctaactatcagaaaatgtttccttaattctaggttaaattgattattttgattattttccaattcattgcttcttgtccagcCTTCAagtggtttggagaataggttgacctatTTACttgtctcttaaattggggttttttagattactttttaatattagatttgttacattgttttttattgttgttagctgccccgagtcttcggagaggggcggcatacaaatctaaataaactaaactaaactaaatactGTAAATCAGTTTTAGATTATATGAAAGAAAGCCAGGAATTAAACTCTTATCTATATTATTTTTAGAAGTGTTTTtctattcttggttttttttaattaacatttataAAGGACCATAAGAGACATGATAGTGCCATTctgatacttgaggggctgccacagagatgaGGGAGTCAAGTTGTTTTCCAAGATGCCTGAAGGCCAAACAAGGattaatggatgaaaactgatcaacgagagattcagcctagaaataaggagaaattttctgacaatcagaacaattaaccagtgaaagaactggttgtgaatgcttcattactggagatttttaagaagagactggatagtattgtctgaaatggtatagggtctccttcttTAGCAGGgggctacaagacctccaaggtcccttccagctctattctataatataataacagagttggaagggactttggagttaAGCAACCAAGggctcaatctattctccaaaaatACCTGAAggtaagacaagaaacaatggatggaaaatatCAAAGACAGATTcaagctagaactaaggagaaatttcctgacagtgagaaaaattaatcagtggagtgacttgtctccagaagtccaacctgctcaggcaggaaaccctataccacttcagacaaatagttatccaaatggttatccaacaaattctttaaaatttccagtgatggagcatacacaacttctggaggcaagtcattccactgattaattgttctcactgtcaggaaatttctctttagttctagctTGAATCTGTCTTTGATattttccatctattgtttcttgtcttaccTTCAGGTATTTTTGGAGAATGGATTGAGCCTTTGGTTGCTTATctcctttgattagtttccaatcattacttcttgttctattctgattgattgattgattgattgattgattgattgatagtttCAGATCCAAATCAATGGTACCTACCTAATTTTTATGGAAAGAAATTGTCACCCATGATGGAATCAGCCCATTTAGAAAaatcttatgtttaattacagttctgaaaatgaaagaaaaatctgAAAATAAATCATAATTCATACCTGATTATAACACTGGGGCCACACAATTTTTGAGTCATCTATATTGAGCTTTTTCCCTTCAGGATCCACTGTTCCAATTTGTACTTTAACAAAGGAGTGGTTTTGGAAGGTGATTAAGTTTGTTATACCAAATCCACTGgccatttccttctttccattaaagtaCACTGTTTCTCCAGCAGAATTGTTAAACACGATAGATTGAAGAACTGGGTGGAGCTACATCCAACAtgcagagggggagagagagaaaaggaaacaaTGCACCAAAAATTTAACTGTAATTGTTTTCAGATGCATCTCCTTCAGGGATggttttcacttaccttccctaccagtttgcatatGTGTACGTTTGcggccttctgcgcatgtgctttACTCAAACGcatgccttctgcacatgcacccagCTTCAAAAACATGCCCAAATCAGATGCCCTAGAGCTGGGGCAAGGGGCAAGGGGGTGAGGGGGTGGACCCACCCATGattgtcactaccagttcaggtgaaccagtccatataggaacaggaaggagaatACTACCTCTGTTCTTCTTCCTGTTCTTGTTTAAATCTTCAATCTACAATGTGCAATTTCTCAAGAGATGCAACAGACCAATAACTatgctagacagacagacaaacagatcaTTTTTAAAGGTTGATAGAAATAGGTAGGCACAAAGGCAGATCAGTGTGATAACAATATTTGGTATCTAGATTAATCTTATTGATTAAAGATGCAGATAATGATGTGATGACAAAAATCACCACCAGGATAAGAAGGACACCAGGCCACACTGGAACTCTTttggacaggaactgtagtctttcTCACTCAGGAAACAGTTTATTGCTTCGGTCCTGGCAGGGAGGCTTTCCCATCAGGACAAAGTAGATAGCTGGCCACACTGGAACTCTTTTATACAGGAACAGCAGCTTGGTCAgtaatcttttttggggggttacTGAGTGGCAGTCTTGCAGCccacaaaatcaaattaaataaaatgaaatcaaattttaaaactttgaaagttgaagtgtagcagagagcaaACCCCCACACACACCTGCCCACAAAACTATGTTTCTTATCCCTTCAATGTCTTTGCacacaaaatcaaattaaataaaacaaaatcaaattaaataactttaaaagttgaagtgtagcagagagcaactgccccccctgccccccttgTCTTTTTCTTCTTGTGCCTGTCTGGCTGTCTAGGCTGGTATGCTCATTGCTCACCCACGTTTTCTTCTCTCTTTAACTTGTATGAACAATATCTCCCTTTCTGTGAAGCAGATGCAGCCAAATTGGTCTTTGAAATCTCCCTaagctatctctccctctcagtaGAACTAACACAGACTTTCCCTCCCTAGCTGGTATCTCTTACAATGGGGATGGACCGCAtggtgctgccttttatagacacaggtcaggtgtccttggggacCAATCTAAGCCATGCATCCGGCTGGCCAATCCGTGGCCAGCAGGACACATGGCCAATCACAGCCTTTTATTTACCTTTATGTCCGGAGGCTgcatggcttcaggtaagaagaaggctgtTCATTGGTCCGTCACATCGCCCCGTCACGGAATTTGGCCCGAACTCCGAACTTTAGCACAGATTTTTGTTAAaattcaggtttgggtttggcatcACGAACAGTGCGAAATTCGGTAtgaacccgaattgtgcgagttccgttcgcccatcactaattgtaatgtgaaatccagcatatccGTTTCATTTGCTttatattactgtatttgtaaataaaataataaacgaaaacgtaaacaaaaacaaaaacaaccttggagtcttctagttcaaccccctactTGGGGGTTTCTCCTTGAGGGTCTCAAGTGTTACAGCTCTCACAATCTCTGCAAGCAACCTGTTCTagtggttgattgctctcaccatcagaaagttcctccttatttgcaaattaaatctctctttggtcagcttccatccattattccttgtctcatctgctttggaaaacagcctgactccttcccctctgtggtagccccgcAAATATTGGAGCATTGTTACCATGTCtccgctggtccttctctttgctagactagcaaTGCTcatttcctgcaacctctcttcatacgTTTAGTTCCTagtcccctcatcatcctggttggtctcttctgcactttctctagagtttcaatgtcttttttgaaatgtggtgaccaaaactggatgcagtattctaggtgtggtctaactaaggctttatggaGTGGTATTAATATCTTCCTAGTCCTAGATTGCATacttctgttaatgcaatttaggattgtattggcttctttggctgctgctgcacattgctggctcatatttaattggttgtccatcAAGACTCTCGCAttcactgctattgagtgtggtttcaccctgTTTAAATGTatgactttgatttttttttttttactggtgcCCCATTTCATATTCTAGACATACAACTTGATTAACTCATGAAATAGATAAAGATATATGAGTCTGTACTATTTTTTTGTGGTGGAAAGAAAGACTCACAACCATTACCTGCCAAGGCTGAAGACTTTGAAGTTTGGTCGTTTTCATACCACTCTTGGATCTGAGTTTGGATCTAAATAACTCCATGGAATGCAAAGAATGTGCTATAACATAAACTGCATTGTAGATGCTATAACTGTGACCAGTCATGTAAATTTCAAAATGAGAACTAGGAAGGTTTTTCAAGCTCTCTTCCCAAGAACATACTTTTGTGGCCTCCATAGGAATCTTTGGACACTGAAATAAACAATCAATAGCCTGCTCCAAGAAGACCTTCAAAAAATCATTTCTTTCAGCCTGACATGGGTCTAGGGTCAGAAGAAATTTCTGGAACTTGGGCAGATGATGGGACTGAATAGTAAAAGAAATGGCTCCTTGGAACACTTGTAAATTTAAGCCCTTCTGAAGACTGGACAATGAAAAATCAACCTGCGCAGTCATAATCCATACTCTTTGAAAGAATATATTTGAACTATTATCATTAGTTGCTTGAAGCATAAAATAGCTCAGCAACATAATGGACAAGGTATCTCCATAAACAACCATTGTATTCACGTTGATATTAGTCATTGGTAGATAAATATTCCAGACATTCCTATTAATGATTGCTATATTAGTCAACTCTGCTTTGGGAATATTTGTTGTGAATGCTGAACAGATCCCGTTTTGGGAAAGCAATGGTTCTAACACCTGCATGAAATGTTCTCCACTATCATTGTCAACGATGAAGAACCCAATCCATGTccatccaaaatgatgaaggagCTGGATAATTCCCATGTACTGGCTGGCTTCATTTGGAACCATACGGTATAGAGTTGGGTGCTCTGTAATATAGCTCTTCTCTGGAGCAAATGAGCCATAACTAAGCTGGAAGGAATGGATACATAAATCTGCATGCAAGAAGATTTTTGTGCAATTgtcagagtttttttaaaaagtctgcatAAACCAAAAGATAAACTTCTATTTTCCTTCTG
This genomic interval carries:
- the LOC139154457 gene encoding vomeronasal type-2 receptor 26-like; protein product: MVTKFYQHILALAFAINEINEDSHILPNITLGFHICDSYNNVMMTYRTTLDLLFKMHRFIPNYGGKLIAVIGGLGATVSFHMEKLLSLYKIPQLSYGSFAPEKSYITEHPTLYRMVPNEASQYMGIIQLLHHFGWTWIGFFIVDNDSGEHFMQVLEPLLSQNGICSAFTTNIPKAELTNIAIINRNVWNIYLPMTNINVNTMVVYGDTLSIMLLSYFMLQATNDNSSNIFFQRVWIMTAQVDFSLSSLQKGLNLQVFQGAISFTIQSHHLPKFQKFLLTLDPCQAERNDFLKVFLEQAIDCLFQCPKIPMEATKVCSWEESLKNLPSSHFEIYMTGHSYSIYNAVYVIAHSLHSMELFRSKLRSKSGMKTTKLQSLQPWQLHPVLQSIVFNNSAGETVYFNGKKEMASGFGITNLITFQNHSFVKVQIGTVDPEGKKLNIDDSKIVWPQCYNQVQPVSICTEPCPPGYQKKKREKDKFCCYDCSPCPEGKISKLKDTIDCIECPEDQYATKNKDGCIPKTISFLSYDEPLGIGLMSVAVSFSLITVLVLGTFIKHRDTPIVKANNRDLTYLLLISLLVSFLSSLLFIGQPRKVTCFLRQSIFGIIFSVAVSSLLAKTITVVVAFMATKPGSKMRTYMGKRLSNSIVISCSLIQAVICIVWVTTSPPSPNLDMYSIPGEIVVECNEGTTIMFYLVLGYMGFLSFISFMVAFLARKLPDTFNEAKFITFSMLVFCSVWLSFVPTYLSTKGKYMVAVEIFSILASSAGLLGCIFPPKCYIILLKSEMNTKEQLIRSKR